The Apodemus sylvaticus chromosome 19, mApoSyl1.1, whole genome shotgun sequence sequence CAGCCTGCGTTAGCCTGAGCAGCCTCAGGAAAACAGTTGACTAGACAGGGAAGACCTAAAACCGATAGAGAAACTTGATTTCTCTGTAAACTGTCTGGCTTCCCATTACCAGACCCAGTATCTACCTTGTCCATGCATTCTCTGATATACACCTAAATGTTGTCTGTGGTATAGGAGACCAGACGCCTGCCCGGGCTTCTTTTCCTCCGTGACAATGAGTGTCGTTGGGAATTTGTTACAAGTGTAACTGAACTGACTGGGTGCTGTCCCAACACCTAAGACACTGAAATGGGCAATATagcaaaatcccatctcaaaaactaaacatggtcagagaggtggctcagcagttacaaggcttgctgcttttgcagaggaccccagttaggttcccagcacccacatggtgactcataaccatctaaaACTCCAAtcctagaacccagagatccgcctgcctggctcctgagtgctgggctccgCCCCTCACcaccctctgcccccccccaccccccgcccgcTCTATTTAAACACTCTTAATCGGCACAAATTCTGcttcaaatataaattataaaaggcTGGAAAGGGAAATTATCACACACTAACAATggattctatttttatattttgaaaccatttaaattttaaataatattaacaGTTGATGTACCTAGCTGTTCTGTTTCTTCAGTGGGTAGATATTTGGTTGTTTTTAGGTTTGGGGGTTAGtggggtcttttgtttgttttccttttacaaAAATGCTaataagaatattctcctgtgtcCTGATACTTATGTGTCTTTTACACTAGACCTGGTGACAAAGGCCTGTGAGTAtagctgctcaggaggctgagatcgGAGGgtggttcaaggccagtgtgcacaacttagtgagacctgtctcaaaataaaaagggaaaaggtCGGAGGTGCTGTTCAGCTGTAGAGAACTTGTCTGGCATGCATGAGCTACTCACGGCCTCTGGCACTGCAAGAGGAGAAGCAGAGCGAGCCATCTCTTAGATGTGATTTGCACCAGAGCAGTTGCTGGgtcacagggtgtgtgtgtgtgtgtgtgtgtgtgtgtgtgagtgagtgtttcTAGCTCTGATGGTGGCGCATAACCACATCTAAAGAGACTCCAGCTCTAAAACTCTGGGATGTCGTttatagcagccctgtttgtgcATAAGTGTCAGGAGTGAGTGATGTGTCTGTACATGTACCTTAAAGAGACTTGCCTGAAGAGCTCTCCTTTTAGGATGTGAATCACGCGTGTTCCTCTCGCCATGTGCTTGTGTCCTGCAGGTATGCCAACAGCAGCCTCATAAAGTACATGGAGAAACACAAGGTCAAGCCTGACAGCAAGGTGTTCCTCCTGGTAGGTGCTTCAGCCGCAGATCGAGGCctcatgagtgcacacacatctGCTCCTGCTCACTGTGGGACTGTCCCAGCCAGTCTGCCTTccgaaaggaaagaaggaaggaagaaagaacttaATTAATTGCTGGATACTTGAGAAATTAAATCTTAATCTGTTGAGGAATCTTCCTTAACTACTAGTCTTAATTTATTAAATGATTTAtatcagagaaaagaaagaatcgTAAGGGGCTTTATTTGTAATTTCATGAATATGTGTAGAGTACTAGGTGTACAATAGGAGGTGGTGTGACAGCTGGCTAGGTAGCACATGCTGACAAGCCTTGACAACCTGGGTGATCcacaatccctggaacccacgtaGAAGAGCAGACTGTATaaacacgtgcacatgcacacatgtgtgcacatatgtgtaagAGATGTATTTGCTGTTACTCATGTTAGACATTTACACAAATGTCAGGGAGTTGATGTGTCAGCAactttttcaaatgttatcacattTCTTATTTATTGTTATAGCTTCAGAAACTCCTCACCATGGATCCAACCAAGAGAATCACCTCCGAGCAGGCTCTGCAGGACCCTTACTTCCAGGAAGACCCCCTGCCAACATTAGAGTACGTGTTCATTTCTCCGTCCATGGTCTTTGCTCCAGGTCGAAGGTGCTGGACGTGTACTGCTATGCTCATGAGAACTGCCTGCAGAGAAGGCCTCCTCAGAGAGGCTGTGCCTCAGATGAGGGATGGAGCTTGTACGGCCTGCAGCCCTCTCCCTTCTCGCCTTGCCAGGCACACACTCCAGCGCTGGGTGTTTGAGATGCACTTGCTTTTCTGTAGGGGAAATTGATATTCATGTGGAAGCAGATACAAAGTCAGTGTCTGTTGGTGCTGGTGAAGCAGTGTGCACAGAGTTCCGTCCGCGTCTTGCACAGGAGCTTGCTAGCAGCAGTCCTGCCTTGACATGGAAAGCTGCAGCCAGCAGGAAGGGCAGGCGGTGACTCCTCCCTCCTCAGTGCTTAGTTTAAGTTGACTGGAAGGTGTCcagcaagcaccagccagagtgAGGTGTCGgatgtaagaaagaaaaagtcaacTTTTAAAGGTAATGGATTTATAGACTCCAGGTACTGatgtgaatttctttaaatggtttTAGTGTGTTCGCTGGCTGCCAGATTCCGTACCCCAAAAGAGAATTCCTTAACGAAGATGAACCAGAAGAGAAAGGCGACAAGGTACAAGCTTCCTGTAACACTGCCTTTCAGGAAGCAAGAGCAGCAAAAAGATGACAACTGGGTGTACACTTGAGTTGTGCACTGAGGCTTAAACTgaacttcctgttttgttttagttGCCCATTCTATCCCTGTGGTTCCTCATTTTGTTCAGGCAGAGCCAACCGCAGCCTGCTGTGCCTCTGCAGGACCCCCTCACCCCCCTGCCCCCAGTCCTTTCTGTTAAGAGAATCTATTAGCCATTCCCCAGCATTCTTTTCCAGAGTCCTAACTGGAAGACTTTTGGTTGCTTTAGGGGTGAGTTATTTCCCATTGTCCCTTACAGCACctcgcccccccacccccaactcccaatAACCATTTGATTTGGAGATGCTGCACTGACTCATTGAACTTCAGGGAGGTTCTTACCCTGGCTTTGCTGTGTTCTGCTTTGGGAATGATGTATTTTGGTGTTTACCCATCTCAGTCATTCCAGTCACACCTGTACAACCAGGCTGTGTACCCCAGGGGTGTCACCAGTCACATATGTGCAACCTGGCTGTGTACCTCAGGGGTGTCACCAGTCACACCTGTGCAACCTGGCTGTGTACCCCAGGTGTGTCACCAGTCACACCTGTGCAACCTGGCTGTGTACCCCAGGTGTGTCACCAGTCATACCTGTGCAACCTGGCTGTGTACCCCAGGTGTGTCACCAGTCACACCTGTGCAACCTGGCTGTGTACCCCAGGTGTGTCACCAGTCATACCTGTGCAATCTggctgtgtacctcaggctgtgtACCCCAGGTGCATCACCAGTCACACCTGTGCAACCTGGCTGTGTACCCCAGGTGTGTCACCAGTCACACCTGTGCAA is a genomic window containing:
- the LOC127669136 gene encoding keratin-associated protein 16-1-like, translating into MMYFGVYPSQSFQSHLYNQAVYPRGVTSHICATWLCTSGVSPVTPVQPGCVPQVCHQSHLCNLAVYPRCVTSHTCATWLCTPGVSPVTPVQPGCVPQVCHQSYLCNLAVYLRLCTPGASPVTPVQPGCVPQVCHQSHLCNLAVYPRCVTSHTCASRLCTPGVSPVTPVQPGCVPQGCHQSHLCNLAVYLRGVTSHTCATWLCTPGVSPVTPVQAGCVPQVHHQSHLCNLAVYPRGVTSHMCISSIDRNFLLV